A single genomic interval of Penaeus vannamei isolate JL-2024 chromosome 21, ASM4276789v1, whole genome shotgun sequence harbors:
- the D2hgdh gene encoding D-2-hydroxyglutarate dehydrogenase, mitochondrial isoform X2 produces MMASRIVRFGSSSLRPLMRAVSILGPKTCTGRKQVHTAPHACFPKCELTSKRYPVERGPFSQITPEDIKFFTELLSPHRIITEESELEGHNTDWLGMVRGASSVLLKPKTTEEVSAILSYCNQHKLAVCPQGGNTGLVGGSVPVFDEVIISTTLMNQVESVDSWSGVVVCQSGCVLEALDQHVAEHGLMVPLDLGAKGSCHIGGNVSTNAGGLRLLRYGSLHGSVLGVEAVLASGEVIDCLSTMKKDNTGYDLKHLFIGSEGTLGIVTKLAINCPPRPTAVNLAFLGLQSFDDVLQTFRDAKSKLGEILSSCEFIDRSSLECVEENLKLKSPIEPHPYYMLIETSGSNGDHDEEKLNTFLEYVMTSGQVTDGTVATEPSRIQHIWSLRERIAESLIADGYTYKYDISIPLPHFYKMVEDMREHLGSSIIRCCGYGHIGDGNLHLNITSKEYEKEILSRIEPAIFEWTARVKGSISAEHGLGFKKRNYIHFSKSDGAIGLMKQMKKIMDPNGILNPYKVLPDN; encoded by the exons ATGATGGCATCGAGAATTGTGAGGTTTGGATCATCAAGCCTTAGGCCTTTGATGAGGGCTGTTTCCATCTTGGGCCCTAAAACATGCACTGGAAGGAAGCAAGTTCACACAGCACCTCATGCATGTTTCCCGAAGTGTGAATTAACATCAAAGAG GTATCCTGTTGAGAGAGGTCCATTTTCCCAAATAACACCTGAAGATATCAAGTTCTTCACTGAGCTTCTTAGTCCACATAGAATCATAACAGAGGAATCAGAACTTGAGGGCCATAACACTGACTGGCTCGGAATGGTACGTGGAGCTTCCTCAGTTCTTCTGAAGCCCAAGACCACGGAGGAAGTATCAGCCATTCTTAGTTATTGTAATCAACATAAACTTGCAGTCTGCCCTCAAG GTGGGAACACAGGCCTAGTAGGAGGAAGTGTACCTGTTTTTGATGAAGTGATTATCTCCACGACCTTAATGAACCAAGTGGAAAGTGTAGACAGCTGGTCTGGTGTTGTAGTGTGCCAGTCTGGGTGTGTGCTGGAGGCTTTAGACCAGCATGTGGCAGAGCATGGTTTGATGGTTCCTCTTGACCTGGGTGCCAAAGGGAGCTGCCATATTGGTGGGAATGTCTCCACAAATGCTG GTGGACTCCGGTTATTGCGATATGGAAGCCTTCATGGATCTGTCCTGGGAGTGGAAGCAGTGCTGGCCTCGGGGGAAGTCATCGATTGCTTGTCCACCATGAAGAAAGACAACACAGGATATGACCTCAAGCATCTTTTTATTGGTTCTGAAGGAACACTAGGAATAGTTACCAAG CTTGCCATCAATTGTCCTCCAAGGCCTACAGCTGTGAATCTAGCTTTTCTAGGCCTCCAGAGTTTTGATGATGTTCTCCAAACATTCAGAGATGCAAAGTCAAAACTGGGAGAGATATTAAGTTCCTGTGAGTTCATTGACAGAAGTTCCCTGGAGTGTGTGGAAGAAAACCTAAAATTGAAGTCGCCAATTGAGCCGCATCCTTATTATATGCTCATTGAAACATCAG GATCTAATGGGGACCATGATGAAGAAAAGCTGAACACTTTTTTGGAGTATGTAATGACTTCTGGCCAGGTGACAGATGGCACTGTGGCAACTGAACCTTCAAGAATTCAACACATTTGGAGTCTTAGAGAAAGAATAGCAGAGTCCCTGATCGCTGATGGTTACACATATAA ATATGATATTTCCATCCCCTTACCTCACTTCTATAAGATGGTAGAAGACATGAGAGAACATCTGGGCTCCAGCATTATTCGTTGTTGTGGATATGGACACATTGGTGATGGAAATCTTCACCTAAATATTACCAGCAAAGAATATGAAAAG GAGATCCTCAGCCGCATTGAACCAGCAATATTTGAGTGGACCGCAAGAGTCAAGGGAAGCATCAGTGCTGAGCATGGACTGGGCTTCAAGAAGAGGAACTACATCCACTTCTCGAAGTCAGATGGTGCAATAGGCCTCATGAAGCAGATGAAGAAGATCATGGATCCAAATGGAATACTCAATCCCTATAAAGTTTTGCCTGACAATTAG
- the LOC113824063 gene encoding alpha-1,6-mannosyl-glycoprotein 2-beta-N-acetylglucosaminyltransferase, with the protein MRGGWARATRVVGVVVVLSVAWLQLALPPLPHDPQAALGGGARETPELDPAIIIHHSPASKFLQAKGKSPSSSEGSKLTAEQIQEIREQIQLRSGNETVLNEELFGPVQPDTIVIAVQVHNRLEYLRHLIVSLAQARDIDSVLLIFSHDNFDEDINQLVTTIDFCKVMQIFYPHSLQTHPDSFPGESPGDCPRNTKPEEAAKLNCIGSPDLYNHYREARFTQTKHHWWWKANKIFDDVWVLRNHTGLVLFLEEDHYVAEDFLHMLRLLSAAIPRACPKCSLITLGNYLKNYNFQIDGRKVEVTQWVSSKHNMGFAFNHSVWQQIKACSSQFCDHDDYNWDWSLLHVSSSCLPQKLHTLVLRAPRVFHIGECGVHHKKKDCSSRTVLHKVHRAIQVGQHTLFPRQLVVVHTPPKKVKKHKGNGGWGDKRDHALCRSFSVSTAPDSVMVNSSTLSTQVVGNNSVNGSAIVRSGS; encoded by the exons ATGCGTGGAGGGTGGGCGAGGGCAACCAGGGTCGTAGGCGTTGTAGTCGTGCTAAGTGTAGCATGGCTCCAGCTCGCGCTCCCTCCTTTACCTCATGACCCTCAGGCTGCTCTTGGGGGAGGTGCTCGTGAAACCCCAGAGCTTGACCCAGCAATCATCATCCACCACAGCCCGGCTTCAAAGTTCCTGCAG GCCAAAGGAAAATCTCCAAGCTCCTCAGAAGGGTCGAAACTTACAGCAGAACAGATTCAAGAGATTCGCGAGCAAATTCAACTTCGCAGTGGGAATGAGACAGTCTTGAATGAGGAGTTATTTGGTCCTGTTCAACCTGATACTATTGTCATAGCAGTCCAG GTGCACAATCGGTTAGAGTACTTAAGACATTTAATTGTGTCTTTAGCACAAGCAAGAGACATAGACTCTGTATTGCTTATATTTTcccatgataattttgatgaagaCATCAACCAGCTAGTCACAACCATTGACTTTTGTAAG GTGATGCAGATCTTCTATCCGCACTCTTTGCAGACCCATCCAGACAGCTTCCCTGGAGAATCTCCTGGTGACTGCCCGAGAAACACGAAGCCGGAAGA AGCTGCAAAACTTAACTGCATAGGTAGCCCAGACCTCTACAACCACTACCGAGAAGCTCGTTTCACGCAAACTAAACATCATTGGTGGTGGAAAGCAAACAA AATATTTGATGATGTGTGGGTCCTAAGAAACCACACAGGGTTGGTGCTCTTCTTGGAAGAGGACCATTATGTCGCTGAGGACTTCCTACACATGCTTCGGCTCCTCTCGGCAGCCATCCCTCGAGCCTGTCCCAAGTGTTCGCTCATAACATTAGGAAACTATTTGAAAAATTATAATTTCCAAATAGATGGAAGAAAG GTGGAGGTTACTCAGTGGGTTTCTTCAAAGCACAACATGGGTTTTGCTTTTAATCACAGTGTGTGGCAACAGATAAAGGCATGTAGCTCACAGTTTTGTGATCATGATGACTACAACTGGGACTGGTCACTACTTCACGTGAGCTCCTCCTGCCTTCCGCAGAAATTGCACACACTTGTTCTCCGTGCCCCAAGGGTCTTCCACATTGGAGAATG TGGTGTCCACCATAAAAAGAAGGACTGCAGTTCTCGCACTGTCTTACACAAAGTGCATCGAGCTATACAAGTGGGACAACATACTTTATTTCCACGACAACTGGTTGTGGTTCACACACCTCCAAAAAAG GTGAAAAAGCACAAGGGCAACGGAGGCTGGGGCGACAAAAGGGATCACGCCCTTTGTCGTTCATTTAGTGTGAGTACCGCCCCTGATTCTGTGATGGTCAACAGCTCTACTCTGTCGACGCAAGTGGTTGGTAATAATTCAGTCAATGGGAGTGCGATAGTCCGGAGTGGCTCTTGA
- the D2hgdh gene encoding D-2-hydroxyglutarate dehydrogenase, mitochondrial isoform X1, which yields MMASRIVRFGSSSLRPLMRAVSILGPKTCTGRKQVHTAPHACFPKCELTSKRYPVERGPFSQITPEDIKFFTELLSPHRIITEESELEGHNTDWLGMVRGASSVLLKPKTTEEVSAILSYCNQHKLAVCPQGGNTGLVGGSVPVFDEVIISTTLMNQVESVDSWSGVVVCQSGCVLEALDQHVAEHGLMVPLDLGAKGSCHIGGNVSTNAGGLRLLRYGSLHGSVLGVEAVLASGEVIDCLSTMKKDNTGYDLKHLFIGSEGTLGIVTKLAINCPPRPTAVNLAFLGLQSFDDVLQTFRDAKSKLGEILSSCEFIDRSSLECVEENLKLKSPIEPHPYYMLIETSGSNGDHDEEKLNTFLEYVMTSGQVTDGTVATEPSRIQHIWSLRERIAESLIADGYTYKSVVVYDISIPLPHFYKMVEDMREHLGSSIIRCCGYGHIGDGNLHLNITSKEYEKEILSRIEPAIFEWTARVKGSISAEHGLGFKKRNYIHFSKSDGAIGLMKQMKKIMDPNGILNPYKVLPDN from the exons ATGATGGCATCGAGAATTGTGAGGTTTGGATCATCAAGCCTTAGGCCTTTGATGAGGGCTGTTTCCATCTTGGGCCCTAAAACATGCACTGGAAGGAAGCAAGTTCACACAGCACCTCATGCATGTTTCCCGAAGTGTGAATTAACATCAAAGAG GTATCCTGTTGAGAGAGGTCCATTTTCCCAAATAACACCTGAAGATATCAAGTTCTTCACTGAGCTTCTTAGTCCACATAGAATCATAACAGAGGAATCAGAACTTGAGGGCCATAACACTGACTGGCTCGGAATGGTACGTGGAGCTTCCTCAGTTCTTCTGAAGCCCAAGACCACGGAGGAAGTATCAGCCATTCTTAGTTATTGTAATCAACATAAACTTGCAGTCTGCCCTCAAG GTGGGAACACAGGCCTAGTAGGAGGAAGTGTACCTGTTTTTGATGAAGTGATTATCTCCACGACCTTAATGAACCAAGTGGAAAGTGTAGACAGCTGGTCTGGTGTTGTAGTGTGCCAGTCTGGGTGTGTGCTGGAGGCTTTAGACCAGCATGTGGCAGAGCATGGTTTGATGGTTCCTCTTGACCTGGGTGCCAAAGGGAGCTGCCATATTGGTGGGAATGTCTCCACAAATGCTG GTGGACTCCGGTTATTGCGATATGGAAGCCTTCATGGATCTGTCCTGGGAGTGGAAGCAGTGCTGGCCTCGGGGGAAGTCATCGATTGCTTGTCCACCATGAAGAAAGACAACACAGGATATGACCTCAAGCATCTTTTTATTGGTTCTGAAGGAACACTAGGAATAGTTACCAAG CTTGCCATCAATTGTCCTCCAAGGCCTACAGCTGTGAATCTAGCTTTTCTAGGCCTCCAGAGTTTTGATGATGTTCTCCAAACATTCAGAGATGCAAAGTCAAAACTGGGAGAGATATTAAGTTCCTGTGAGTTCATTGACAGAAGTTCCCTGGAGTGTGTGGAAGAAAACCTAAAATTGAAGTCGCCAATTGAGCCGCATCCTTATTATATGCTCATTGAAACATCAG GATCTAATGGGGACCATGATGAAGAAAAGCTGAACACTTTTTTGGAGTATGTAATGACTTCTGGCCAGGTGACAGATGGCACTGTGGCAACTGAACCTTCAAGAATTCAACACATTTGGAGTCTTAGAGAAAGAATAGCAGAGTCCCTGATCGCTGATGGTTACACATATAAGTCAGTAGTTGT ATATGATATTTCCATCCCCTTACCTCACTTCTATAAGATGGTAGAAGACATGAGAGAACATCTGGGCTCCAGCATTATTCGTTGTTGTGGATATGGACACATTGGTGATGGAAATCTTCACCTAAATATTACCAGCAAAGAATATGAAAAG GAGATCCTCAGCCGCATTGAACCAGCAATATTTGAGTGGACCGCAAGAGTCAAGGGAAGCATCAGTGCTGAGCATGGACTGGGCTTCAAGAAGAGGAACTACATCCACTTCTCGAAGTCAGATGGTGCAATAGGCCTCATGAAGCAGATGAAGAAGATCATGGATCCAAATGGAATACTCAATCCCTATAAAGTTTTGCCTGACAATTAG